The Meiothermus sp. genome segment CGGTCTCGGGTGAGCTCGATATTGGTAAGCCCCAGCGCGGCATTTTCGACCATATCTGCACGGAACTGGGCGTGGAGCCTTCAGCCTGCGTGATGGTCGGCGACAACCCCGAGCGGGACATTGCAGGTGCGGCCAATGCTGGCATGAAATCGGTCTGGGTGGAGCGCGGCTTCAAGCCCAAAGACCCCCAGCACCCCGCCGACCTCGAGGTCTCGAACCTGCTCGAAATGCTGCCCTGGCTGGAGGCGCAATGATACCGGATGCAAAAAGACAGTTCAAAAAACCAAAAACCCATAGGTTGTCTTTTTGAATCCTAGAGCACTCCCTTCGGTTGGGTTAGTTCGGCGCCGAAGGGTGACGAACTAACCCAATCTGGTATGGCATATCCAGAAGCCCATCGGCATTCCGCCCGCCACCGCGCGGAGGTTTTGCAGAGCGAGCTGTGTGGCTGCTTCTACTGCCTGCGTATTTTTACCCCCAGCGAAATCGAAGAATGGGTGGATGAAGGCCAGACTGCGCTATGCCCCTATTGCGGCATGGATGCTGTGCTGGGCTCGGCTTCGGGTGTACATCTGAGCGAAGATTTCCTGAGCCAGATGCGGGAGCGCTATTTCTAATAACCCTGACATCCCACCAATATGCTCGACAGACGCTTAGCGCAGTGCCTTCAAGGCCAGTTTAATGAGTTCCTGCGTACCTGCTTCGGGGTTTTTCTGGGCAATTTCGGCTACCAAGCTCCGCACCTGGCTCTCGCGGAAACCCAGTGTGATCAGGGCCAGCTCGGCCTCCTCGGTATGGGCGGTGCGAACGATGGCTCCTCCTTCGCCCATCAGGTGGGCGGGTACCTTGCCGCGCAGCTCGAGGGCAATCCGCTCGGCCAGCTTCTTGCCGACCCCTTGGGCTGCCGTTAAGAGGCGCAGGTCGCCCTCGGCTAGGGCGCGGGCCAGCAGGGCCGGGGTTTGCGAGGAGAGCAGGTTGAGGGCCACTTTAGGCCCTACCCCCGAGACCGAGAGCAGTAGTTCAAATAGCTCCAGGCTGCGTTCGTCGCTAAATCCAAAGAGCGAAAGGTCGTCCTCCCGTACCACCAGTTTGGTGTGCAGGATGGATTCCTGCCCTTCGTTGAGCTGGGCCAGCGTCGAGGCGGGACAACTGGCCTCCAAACCCACACCCCCTACCAGCAATACAGCGCTACTCTGGCTCTTTTTGAGTACCATTCCTTTGAGGTAGCGAATCACGCGGACAGTCTACCTTCCCCGGAAGCGGGCGGGACGTTTTTGGTAGAAAGCCTGCACACCCTCCTGGTGGTCTTCTGTGCGGCCCGCTACCTCTTGCAGTAAAGCCTCGTACTCGAGCATCTCCGACAGGGTGGCGCTGGCGCTGCGCCGCAGGGCCCGCTTGATCAGGCCGTAGGTTTTGCTGGGCCCCTGGGCCAGCTCGGCGGCCAGTTTGGCTACCTCGGCGGGGAAAGCCTCGGTGGGTACCACTCGGTTGACCAGGCCCAGGCTCAGGGCCTCTTCGGCCCCCAGGCGGGGCGAGAGGGCCTCGAGTTCAAAAGCCTTGGCATAGCCCACCATGCGCGGCAGGTGGTAGTTCATGCCGGCGTCGGGGATTAGCCCAATCTTGCTAAAACCGGTGGTCAGGATGGCATCGGCTGCCGCTACCCGCAGGTCGCAAGCCAGGGCCAGCGAGAGCCCGGCCCCCGCCGCCGCACCATGAATGGCGGCCATCACCGGCTTTTCCAGGCTGGCCATGCCCTCCACCACCGACTGGTAGTTGCGCAGGTGGGCCTTGTAGGAAATGCGCTGGCCCTCGAATTCGCGTAAGTCCTGGCCCGAGCAAAAGCCGCGCCCTGCGCCCCGCAGCACCACCACGCGCACCTCGGGCGCGGGGGCTTCTTTGGCAAGCACCTGGCCCAGCTCCTTTAGCATCTCTGTGGTCAGGGCGTTGATGGCCTCGGGCCGGTTCAGGGTGAGGGTCAGGATGCCCTCCTGGAACTCCTTGAGTAAGACGCTCATGCTGCCTCCACAATGAATCTTGATGGGCCGGTTATTTACCTTTCCATACCGGCCTGCGCTTCTGCACAAAAGCTGTGGTGCCCTCGTGTTTGTCCTCGCTGCCGAAAGCAATCAGGAAGTTGCTGCGTTCGAGGCCCAGTCCGTTTTCCAGGCTCATGTCCTGTGCCCGGTTCACCGCATCCTTGGCCAGTCGGGCCGCCAGGGGGGCCCGCTCTGCAATGGCCTGGGCCAGCTCGAGGGTCTCTTCCAGGTACAGCTCCACCGGTACTACTTTGTTTACCAGACCATGTTGCAAGGCTTCCCAGGCCGAGAGCACCCTTCCGGCCAGAATCACTTCCATGGCCAGGTACTTGCCTACCTGGCGGGTGAGGCGCTGAGTACCCCCGCCACCCGGAATGATGCCCAGGTTGATCTCGGGCTGGGCAAACCGGGCGGTGTCGGAGGCCACAATCAGGTCGCAGAGCATGGCCAGTTCGCAGCCCCCGCCGTAGGCAAACCCCGAAACGGCTGCAATCAGGGGTTTGCGAACCTTGCGCAGGGTCTCGTACTGGTCTGCCCGGAGCCCCTGCATCAGCTCGGCCAGGCTGGTTTGCTGAAACTCGGCGATGTCGGCCCCGGCGGCAAAGGCCCGTTCGTTGCCGGTGATAACCATAGCGCCGATGGCCTCGTCCTGCTCGAAGGCCCCAACGGCCTGGGCCAGTTCGCGGAGGGTGGCGGTATTGAGGGCGTTGAGTTGCCTGGGTCGGTTGAGCTTCACCAAGCCTACGCGCCCGTGGGTTTCGACCAGAATGTTCTCGTACATAAGGCACCTGTGGTTTTACTTGAGCCGCTCTGCCGGAAACCGCTCGTTCTCCCAGACGTCGATAAAGGCGGTACCTGCGGCCAGCCTGGCGCTGTGGGGCACGCCACCGGGAATATGATAATAATCGCCTTTGCGAAAGACCTTTCGCTCGCCGCCCATCACGAACTCCACCTCACCCTCCAGCACCACGCCCCACTGGCCGTCGTGGGCGTGCTCGGGGACAAAGGTTTCCTCCTGCACCTGGGCAAATCCCACCTGCCCCTTGTGCCCCGAGAGCACCGCCATGTCCATGCCGGGCCAGATTTCTACCTGCTTGAAGGCTTTGAACCACTCTGGAAAGACGCTCATATTTTCGACCTCTGTATGTAGCTTATCGCCTGGGCCAAGCTCCCTACAACCGCCCGGTTTTGCTTTGGGCATCGGCTATCTGCTATTGGCTATCGGGTGCAGGCATGTTAGCATTCTGAGCTAGTTATGGCGCTGATTGTCCAGAAATACGGTGGAACAAGCGTGGGCGACCTCGAGCGCATCCATAAGGTTGCCCAGCGCATCCACCATTACCTCGAGAAAGGCCACCAGATTGCGGTGGTGGTCTCGGCCATGGGCCGCATGACCGACGAGCTGATTGCCCTGGCCAAGCGGGTCAATAAACGCCCTCCCCAACGTGAACTCGATATGCTCACTACCATTGGCGAGCAGCAGTCGGTGGCGTTGCTCTCGATGCAACTCAACGCCATGGGCATACCCGCAAGGGGGTTTACCCAGCACCAGATCGGCATCACCACCGATGGGCGCTTTGGCGATGCCCGCATTTTGCGGGTCGAGCCCACCCTGATCCAGCAAGCCCTGGGCAGGGGAGAAGTGGCGGTGGTGGCAGGCTTCATGGGCACCACCCCCGAGGGCGAGCTCACCACCTTAGGGCGGGGGGGCTCCGACACCACCGCGGTGGCGCTGGCGGCGGCCTTAGGGGCTCACGAGTGCGAAATCTTCACCGATACCGAAGGGGTTTATACCACCGACCCCCACGCCATTCCGGAGGCCCAGAAGCTCAACAAAATTGGCTACGACCAGATGCTGGAAATGGCCGCCCTGGGGGCGCGGGTGCTGCACCCACGGTCGGTTTACTATGGCAAACGCTACGGAGTAAAAATCCATGTGCGCAGCAGCTTTTCCTATAACCCTGGCACCATTGTTACGGAGGATGGCATGGAACTCGATCGCCCAGTGACGGGGGTGGCCCTCGACGACGAAATTGCCCAGATTGGCCTGGTAGGGATTCCCGACCGGCCCGGCATTGCGGCCCAAGTTTTTGAAGCGTTGGCCCGCAAAGGTGTGGCCGTGGACATGATTATCCAGGGGGTTCCCGGTCACGAGGCCAGCCGTACCCAGATGGCCTTTACCGTCAACCAGGACTTTGCCGACGAGGCTATGGAGGCCCTCGAGCCCGTTCTGGCCGAAATTGGCGGAGAAGCTCAGTTGCGCCGTGATGTATGCAAAATTTCCATTGTGGGGGTAGCCCTGGCCTCCACCCCCGGCATTCCGGCCCGCATGTTCCAGGCACTTTCTAGTGTGGGGGCCAACATCGACATGATCGCTACCAGTGAGGTACGGATATCCGCCATTATTCCCTTGCAATCTGCCGAGGCCGCCTTAAGGGCCGTGCACAGCGCTTTTGAGCTGGATAAGCCCATCGCGAGCTAGACCGGACAGCGTGCCCCCCGAGTCCTCCAGACCCCCAAGAGCGCAAGATCGAGGCAAGGAGCCCTATGAGCGAATCCCAAGGCTATTCGGGCAAACAGTACCTGAGTTGGCAGGACATCACCAACCTGGTTTCCAGGCTGCTGGGCCAGGTCAACCCCAACGACTTCGACTGCATTCTGGCTGTTACCCGGGGCGGCATGATTCCGGCCTGTTTGGTCTCCGAGGCCACCGACCAGCGCAACATCCTGACTGCGGCGGTGATGTTTTATACCGACGTGGGCGAGACCATCAAAGACCCCGTTTTTCTGCAGTTTCCCTCCGATAGCCTGCTCTACGGCAAGCGCATTCTGATTGTGGACGATGTTTGGGACTCGGGCAAAACCGCCGTAGCGGTGCGGGAGCGCATCAAGATGGCAGGCGGTCAGCCGCAGGTGGCGGTGCTGCACTACAAGCCCAGCAAAAGCCAGTTCCCCGGCGACGCCCCCGACTACTACGCTGCCGAGACCGACGCCTGGATTGTGTACCCCTGGGATCCGGCCCAGGGCTGGACAACCTTAGGCCAGGGGGCCGGTCAAGCCTGATTGCCAGGGCACAGTTTCTACAACTTATACCAGATTCGGTTAGTTCGTCACCAAAGGGTGACGAACTAACCCGACCGAAGTTATCCGCGTAGCGGAGGGCGATACCGCCCCTTGGAAGTTATCCGCGTAGCGGAGGGCGATACCGCCCCTTGGAAGGGAGACGCTTTCTTCGCCGACCGACAGTGAAGGGCCATCGGCCCCCGGCTAGCGCCGGTACTCAAGGGAGGGGTGTGCTCTAGGATTCAAAAAGACAGCCTCTGGTGTTTTTGGTTTTGTAAACTGTCTTTTTGAATCCGGTATTATCGCGCCCTTCACAGATGTTGCCGCCCGCGAAAACGAGAATGCGTCTGCGCCCAGACGCATGTTACGCACCCAAGCGTGGGCCGGGCCCGGCCCACGCTTGGGTTTCGAGTTTCCGGGCGGCAACTGTTTTGTCTGGGGCAGAAGATTCTTGATTCTCGGGAGGCTCATTCTATGTGAAGAGCGCTCTAAAGCCCTATTTAATCAGCCCGAGCTGTAACACCGCATCCCGCTCTTCGGCCAGTTCCCTGGCGGTGGCGTCCATCTTGCTGCGGCTAAATTCGTTGATGTCCAGCCCTTGAACAATCTCAAAGTCACCGTTCCTGCAGACGCAGGGGTAGCTGTACACCAGCCCCTCGGGGATACCATACGAGCCGTCGGAGGGGATGGCCATGCTCACCCAGTCGCCTTGCGGGGTACCCAGGGCCCAGTCGCGCATGTGATCAATGGCCGCACTGGCTGCCGACGCCGCCGAGGAAGCGCCACGGGCTTCGATAATCTCCGCCCCACGCTTGGCTACCTTGGGAATGTAGACATTGGCGTACCAGTCGTGATCGCCCACCAGCTCATAGGCGCTTTTGCCCCCTACTTCGCAGTGGTACAGGTCGGGGTACTGCGTGACCGAGTGGTTGCCCCAGATGGTCATTTTTTTGATTTCGCTGACCGGCACCTTGAGTCGGGCCGCCAGTTGGGAGATGGCCCGGTTGTGGTCGAGGCGGGTCATGGCGTGAATCTGGCGGGGGGAGAGGTTGGGAGCGTTTTTGTAGGTAATCAGGGCGTTGGTGTTGGCGGGGTTGCCTACTACCAGCACCTTGACATGCTTGCGGGCGTTGTCGGAGAGGGCGCGGCCCTGGGCGGTGAAGATGGCCCCATTGGCCTGGAGCAAGTCGGCCCGCTCCATACCCTGCTTGCGCGGCATGGCCCCGACCAGCAGGGCATAGTCGGCATCCCCAAAGGCCACGTTGGGGTCGTCGGTGGGTACGACCCCAGCCAGGGTGGGGAAGGCGCAATCTTCCAACTCCATAATCACCCCATTGAGGGCTTTGAGGGCTGGGGTAATTTCTAGAAGTTGCAAGATAACCGGCTGGTCTTTGCCCAGCATTTCACCGGAAGCAATACGGAACAGCAAACTATAGCCAATCTGACCGGCAGCACCGGTCACCGCCACACGCACAGGGGATTTCATCCTAGAAACTCCTTTCGTTGGGCTTCTGCCCATTTCTACCGTTCACGATAATAACGCGCTGAAAGCCGAATGTCGAAGGACAAAGGTCGGGGGTAGTTACACCAATGCGCTGTGGGTAGTTCCATCGAGGGGCGGCAATTTCTAAAAGGCTCGCCGTCTGGGTGTATGAGCAGGAAGCCGCATGGTGCAAGACCGCTTGCGAGCATTTGCTCTAGACCTAAAATACCCTCTGGGCGTAACATTGCCCCTATGACAGTAAGCCGCTATTACGACGTAAAGCGCGACGAGCGGGGCAAGCGTTACCTGGAGCCTTTCATTGAAGGTTCACTGCTGTTGGGGCTGCCCCTTCTGAACAAAGGAACTGCTTTTACCCACGAGGAGCGCAAAGCCCTCAAACTCGAGGGGCTGTTGCCGCCGCATGTGACCAGCCTCGAGGAGCAAAAAGAGCGTAACTACCGCCGCTATCGCCTGATTGAAAACGATCTGGAAAAGCACATCTTCCTGCGCAACCTGCAAGATCGCAATGAGGTGCTGTTTTTTGCCCTTTTTGCCGACCACATGAGTGAGATGCTTCCCATTCTCTACACCCCCACGGTCGGAGAGGCGGTCAAGCAGTTTTCCCACATCTATCGGTACCCCCGCGGTTTTGCTGCTTCCACCGACAACATCCACGATATTGACCAGGCCCTCGCCAACGTGCCCCTCAACGATGTGCGCCTGGCTGTAGCGACCGATTCCTCGGCCATTTTGGGCATCGGCGACCAGGGCTTTGGGGGTATGGCCATCTCTATCGGCAAGCTGGCCATCTATACGGCCGCCGGTGGGCTGGGCCCCGACAAGGCCCTTCCCATCGAACTCGACGTAGGCACTAACCGCGCCGACCTAATCAACGACCCCCTGTACCTGGGGGTGCGCCACCGCAGGCTTTCGGGCGAAGAGTACTATGCCTTTATGGATCGCTTTGTGGAAGCCTTCTGTAGGCGTTACCCCAATGCGGTCATGCAGTGGGAAGACTTTGGCAAGGATACGGCTTTTGCTGTACTCGAGCGCTACCGCAAGGTGCTTCCCTCCTTCAACGACGACATCCAGGGCACCGGGGCGGTTACCCTGGCCGGGGTCTTGTCGGCTTGCCGCATCAAGGGCGAACAACTTTCCGACCAGCGCATTCTGGTGTATGGGGCGGGAGCAGGAGGGGTGGGTGTGGCCCAGGCCATGCTCGACGGTCTGATGCGCGAAGGCTTGAGCGAGGCACAAGCCCTGGACCGCATATTTGTCCTGGACTCCAAAGGTTTGCTGCTGAGCAACCGCAGTATGGAAGCCTACAAACAAAAGTTCGCCAAAGACCCCGCCCTCATTCAGAACTGGCGGGTCGAGGGCGATGCACCCAACCTGTACGAGACCATACTCAATGCCCAAATCACCGTTCTTCTGGGTCTTTCGGGTCAGCCGGGTTCGTTTTCCGAGCCTATCGTGCAGGCGGTGCGGGCGCACACCGACCGCCCCATCATCTTCCCGTTGTCCAACCCCACCAGCTCGTCGGAGGCCATTCCGGAAGACATCCTTCGCTGGACGAACGGCAAGGCCCTGGTGGCAGCCGGGAGCCCCTTTGAACCGGTGGAACTGGATGGACAGGTCTATCCCATTGGGCAGGGCAACAATGCCTTTGTATTTCCGGGGTTGGGTTTTGGTACGGTGCTTTCCAAGGCCCGGGAAGTCTCCGATGCTATGGTGCTAGAAGCCGCCTACACCCTTTACGACTACACCAGCAAGCATCACCCTGAGCGCATCTATCCCCCCACCTCGGAACTGCGTGAGGTGAGCCAGTTTGTGGCCTCGAGGGTGATTCGCCAGGCTATGAAGGAGGGCCTGGCCCGTGAAGAACGCCTGAAGGGGCTGGGTATGGAGGCCATTCAAGCCTATGTGGCCGAGCGCTTCTGGCAGCCCCGGTACTTGCCTTACAAACCCGCGGTGAGCAACCCATAGCGCAAACCTTTTAGCCGCAAACGTCTATCACCTAAGGCTGTTTCCGGCTTCACACAAAGCGACCGCCCCCAGCTTCGGTCAGCAAGCTATCTGGAGCTGGCCGGTTGGCCTATGCGCTAAACCTTGTAGATTTTCGTATACTGTACATGTCAAGGGCTCTTAGCCCCTTATATATATGGACAAAAAAGACCGCCCGGTGTACATCATTTCGGTTGCTGCCGAACTGGTGGATATGCACCCCCAGACCCTGCGGCTGTACGAGCGTAAAGGCCTCATTCAGCCCAAGCGTTCGGGGGGCAAGACCCGTTTGTACTCCGAACGGGATGTCGAGAAACTCCGGGAAATCCGCCGACTGACCCAGGAACTCGGGGTCAACCTGGCGGGGGTGGAAGAGATCATGAAACTGCGCGAAGAGCTATGGACGCTCGAGCAGCGCTTTCGGGAGGAAGCCGAGCGCCTCAAGGTAGAACTCGGCGAGAAGCTCGAAGCCTTAAAGACCCCCCCAGCCCTGCCTGCCCCCGGCGAGGGCAAGAAAAAAATCAACGAGAAGGAGCGGCCGGTCTATATCATTTCGGTGGCCGCCGAGCTTGTGGGCATGCACCCCCAGACCCTGCGCCTGTATGAGCGGGAGGGTCTGGTTGCGCCCAGCCGTACCTCCGGCAAGACCCGCCTCTACTCTGAGCGGGATGTGGAAAAACTAAAGGAAATTCGCCGCCTTACGCAAGAATTGGGCGTTAACCTGGCCGGGGTAGAGGAGATCATTCGCCTGCGTGACGAGCTGGATATCCAGCAAAACCGCCTCGAGTCGGAAATTGCCCGCCTGCGCCTGGCCCTGTTGCGTGAGCTGAAGCCACAAAATAGCGAACAAAAGAAAACGAAAACCACGGCAAGCTAGCCCAAAACCCAAAGCCGAAGGCCGAAAGCATGGGCCATGTCTTTTTGGCATATCGCGTCATGGCAACTTTGGGCTCACCGTAGCTTCAGCGGAAGCCGGAGCGCATAGGCCAGCCCAATAAATACGACCAAACCCGCCAAACCCCCCAGGGCCAGCGGTAGGAGGTTATGCAAAAAAAAGGTCGGAATTCCAAACTGCATCGCTACTATGTAGGATACCCAGCCTGCGGGGGTGGCAGCCAGTACGGTTTTTCCCACCACCCGCCCTACCTCGGCAGGGGTTACCATTTGAAAAGCCTGCAAGCGCCGGGTGTAAATCGCCAGGCCCAGCCAGCCAGCAACTGCCGTGGCCAGGTTCAGCACAAACAGCCCCTGTTCGCGCAACAGCCAGTAGCCAAAGGTGTTCAGCAGCGCCACCATTACCGTCACGCTGACCGCCTGGCCCACCTGCCCCACCGCGTAAAAGCCGCGAAGCAGCAGTTGATTCAAGCCCCAGGGCAGCAAGGCCAGGCCCAGTGCCATTACGGTCTGGGTGGTAAAGGCCCGGTTGGCGTCGGAGAAGTTTGCGGTGATGGCATAAAGCGTCCCCACCACCCAGGGGGCCAGCGCGACCATCATGGCGGCTGCGAAGGCCAGGGGTACCGCCAGCCGGGCCATCATGCGACGGAGCAACTCGCGGGCTGCCGTTAGGTCGCCGCCGCCCGCCAGTGCAGAGAGCCGGGGAAAGGCGGCCATGGCGGGCGAGACGGCCAGCAAGCCCAGCGCAGTGGTAAAGATGAGTTCGCCGTTCTGGAAGCCCGTGACCGCCGCCGAGGGGTAGGCGGCCAGAATGCCAAGCAAGACCAGGTTCAGAAACTGCCGTACGGAGGTGGTGAAGGCAAAAGGCCCGATGCGGGTGAGGGCTAAGCGGAAGGCCGGATGCCATTTGAACTCGAGCCCATACCCCCTTAGGGCGGGAAGCTGCACCAGGGCTTGCAGCGCGCCCCCCAGCGTGACCGAGAGGCCCAGCGCGACCACGCTGCCGGGAAAAAGCAGCATAAGCACGATAGAGCCCACATTGAAGGCAATGGGGCTAAAGCTGGTAATACCAAAGCGCTCACCCGACTGGAGCATCGAAGAAAAAAGCGAAGCCATCGAGATGGAAAGCAAAAAAGGCATCACCAGCCTTATCAGGAGCACCAGCTGCTCGAAAACAACCGGGTCGCGCAAGGGGCTGGCCTGGGCCAGGGAAAGCTCGGCCAGCCAAAGCAGGACACCCGCAATTTGGGGGGCAAAGAGTAGACCCAGGCCCAGAATGACCAAATTAATGCCCAGCAAAAAGGCCCCGAACCGCCGGGCGAACACCCGCGCCTCTTCAGCTGGCAGGCTGGTGAGTACCGGAATCAGGGCGTTCTGGATGGCCCCTTCGGCCAGCAGCTCGCGCAGCAAGTTGGGAATGCGGTACGCCACCCAGAAGGCGTCCTTGAGGGTGTCGGACAGGGGCAGGTTGGTCAGGATGGTCTGGCGTACCTGGCCCAGAAGGCGACTGGACAGGGTACCGGCCATGACCAGGAGAGTGTTGCGAACGATGCGAGACATAAGAAGGGCGGGGTTCGGCTAAGTCGAACGCTTGCGGGGTTCTGCACGGTCCAAGGCAGGCCAGAAAAAGGATACCCCGAAACATGGACCCCACTCCGCGCGACCCTTCAGGGGTTAATCCACCCAGCGCACCTTGCTGCCTGCAGGCGACTTCTCGACCTGCAAGCGGGCGGGCAGGCGTTCGGCCAGGGCCTCTACATGGGTCACGATGCCGACCAGGCGGCCCTGGGTGGGCAGGGCTTCCAGTATCCCGGCGACCTGTTCCAGCGTTTCGGCGTCCAAGGTGCCGAAGCCTTCATCCAGGAAAAGCGCCCCAATGCGGCCACGCGAAAGGTGCTCCGAGAGGGAAAGGGCCAGCGAGAGGCTGGCCATGAAGCTTTCGCCGCCCGAAAGGGTTCGCACGGGGCGAAGGGAGTCTGTCCAGCGGTCGAGCACCTTGTATTCGCCCTCCTCGAGGCGCAGGCTGTAGCGGTTTTGCGAGAGGGTCTGGATGAGTTCGGAGGCCCGGCCCAGCAGGCCGGACTGGTAGCGCTCGAGCAAGAAGTCCTGGAAGCGGTCGCCCTTGAGATCCTGGGCCAGTTGTTCCCAGAGATCGGTTTGTTTGTCCAGCTCAGCTTTTTCCTTCTGGGCCTGGCGTTTTCGGTCAAGTTGTTTTTGCAGCCGGTCCAGGTCGGACTTCTTGCCGCCCAGCCGTTCTCTGGTCTCGGCCAGCGAGGTTTTGAGGCCGGCTACGCGGTTTTTTTGTTCCGATACCTGGGCAGGCGTAACCGGCTCCTGACCACTCAGGGCTTGCTCGAGTACGCGCAACGCCCTATCAATTTCAACCCCTTCGTGCTCGTGATCCTTGAGCTTTTTTTGCAGCGCCTCCACCTCCGCAGGGCTCAGACGGGCCTTTTGCACCGCCTCCGGCCCCGCGAACCCTGCCTCTTTGAGCAGAACCTGCACGCCCCGTTGCTGTCTGTCCAGGTTGGCTTGTAGAACCCGCACAATTTCGGCTTGGCTCGAGACCTTACCCTTCAGTTCGCTTTGCCGGTTTTCCATTTCGGCCACCTTCTGGGCCAGGGCGCGAGCGGACTCGAGGGCTTGCCGAAGCGCCTCCACATAGACCGCAACCTCGCGGTTGTCCGTGATGGCACGAATTTCTTCGGCCAGCCCTGCCAAGCGCTGCGTGCGCTCCTCTTTGACCTGTTCGAGCGTACCCAGACCGGCCACCTGGGCCTGCAGGTCGGCGAGTTCGGTGGCGGCTTCTTGGGATTCGTTTTGCAGCGTTTGGAGCTGTTCTTGTAGTTTGGGTAGGCGTTGCTGCAGATCCTCGAGGCGCTTTTGTTTGGCCTTGAACTCGGCCCGCAAATCGGTAAGCGTGGCCTCAAGCTGGTCGACCTGGGCTTGAAGAGCCTGTAGGTTGGCTTGCGCTTTGGGAGGGGGTAGGGTCTTTACCGGGTGCCCGCAAAGCGGGCAGGGTTCACCCACCTGGAGATGGGCATGGTACTGAGCAATCCCCTGGTGCAGTTTTTCACGCTCGAGGGTCTGTTTGGCTTCCTCAAGCCTGGCTTTGTCCTTCTGGCCGGTTTCTTTGAGGGTCTGGATTTCCGCCTGCAGCGCCTCGATGGAAGCCTGTTCCTTTTGCAGCTCTTGGGTAGCATTTTGCAGGCGCTCTTGGGCCCGCGCTGCTTTGGTGTGGGCTTTGTTCTAGCTCACCAAATAAGCGCTCGGCATCGCGCAGGGCGTCCAGGCGTTCTTCCTCAAAGGGGAGTGGGCGTTCGTGGTAGAGACGTAAGCTGCCGCCATAGCGCTTCAGGCTGGCTTCCTTGGACTTGAGCAGGGGAATCTGATGCTGCTTTTGCTCGAGCGCCGCTAACTCTTCGGGGCGGTACTGGGCGCGAAAGCGCTCGAGCTCGGCTTCGAGCGCCTCCAAGGCCGACTGGTCGCGCTTTAGAGCGTTCTCCTTTGGCCGAAGCTCGCTTCTGGGCAGCCTGGAGGGCTTCCAACTGCGGCCAGATGCGCTCGGCTTTTTCGGCCTGGGCAACCTTGGCGGCAATTTCGGCCATGCGCGCCTGCTCGCTTTTGCCAGGCGGCGTGTCGGCGGCGCAGGGCCTCGAGTTCGGCAAACTGCTTCTGGCGTTCTTCCAGGGTACGCAGGGTTTGTTCGGCGCTCTGGAGCTGGCTACCCAGGTCGCGCTCGCTCAGCTCGAGCCCCTCAATCTCCTCTCGCAGCGCCGAGACCCGCTCTTCCCTCGGCCTCCGCCAGCGCGTCGAGTTCGCCTTGCAGGTGAGCCCGTTGCTCGGCCAGGGTTTTGAGCCGGGCGGCTACACGCTCCCGCATGGCCTTGAGCAATTCCAGACCGTAGAGCTTGATCAGGGTCTCGCGGCGCTCCTTGGGTGAGCCGCGCAGAAACAGGTCGAACTGGCCCTGCGGCAGCAGGATGGCCCGGGTAAAGGTCTCGTAGTCCATGCCCAGAATTTCGCCAAGCTTGGCGTCGAGCTCCTTGACCTTTTCGGAGGCGGGGTGGGTTTTCCAATCGGTGGATTGCAGGTATTCCAGGCGGTTCTGGTTTTCTTTACCCACCACCCGCACCACGCGCCAGGTCTGCTCTCCTAGGGCAAACGTCAGCTCCACTTTGGCTGAATCGGCCTGAGGATGTTTCAAATCCTTCAGGCCCGTGGAGCCGATGCGTGGGGTGGCTTTGTACAGGGCATAGGTCATGGCATCAAGCAGGGTGCTCTTGCCCGAACCCGTAGGGCCGGTGATGGCAAACAGCCCCACATCATCGAAGCTGATTTCCTGTGGTTCGGCGTAGGCGCCAAAGCCTTCGATACGCAGTTTGAGCGGTCTCATAAAAAGTTGGGGAAAAAGGTTCGGGGGGCAGGCTACTGATTGCTGGCGGCGTGTACCTC includes the following:
- a CDS encoding NAD-dependent malic enzyme, whose amino-acid sequence is MTVSRYYDVKRDERGKRYLEPFIEGSLLLGLPLLNKGTAFTHEERKALKLEGLLPPHVTSLEEQKERNYRRYRLIENDLEKHIFLRNLQDRNEVLFFALFADHMSEMLPILYTPTVGEAVKQFSHIYRYPRGFAASTDNIHDIDQALANVPLNDVRLAVATDSSAILGIGDQGFGGMAISIGKLAIYTAAGGLGPDKALPIELDVGTNRADLINDPLYLGVRHRRLSGEEYYAFMDRFVEAFCRRYPNAVMQWEDFGKDTAFAVLERYRKVLPSFNDDIQGTGAVTLAGVLSACRIKGEQLSDQRILVYGAGAGGVGVAQAMLDGLMREGLSEAQALDRIFVLDSKGLLLSNRSMEAYKQKFAKDPALIQNWRVEGDAPNLYETILNAQITVLLGLSGQPGSFSEPIVQAVRAHTDRPIIFPLSNPTSSSEAIPEDILRWTNGKALVAAGSPFEPVELDGQVYPIGQGNNAFVFPGLGFGTVLSKAREVSDAMVLEAAYTLYDYTSKHHPERIYPPTSELREVSQFVASRVIRQAMKEGLAREERLKGLGMEAIQAYVAERFWQPRYLPYKPAVSNP
- the hspR gene encoding heat shock protein transcriptional repressor HspR, fused homodimer type, with amino-acid sequence MDKKDRPVYIISVAAELVDMHPQTLRLYERKGLIQPKRSGGKTRLYSERDVEKLREIRRLTQELGVNLAGVEEIMKLREELWTLEQRFREEAERLKVELGEKLEALKTPPALPAPGEGKKKINEKERPVYIISVAAELVGMHPQTLRLYEREGLVAPSRTSGKTRLYSERDVEKLKEIRRLTQELGVNLAGVEEIIRLRDELDIQQNRLESEIARLRLALLRELKPQNSEQKKTKTTAS
- the murJ gene encoding murein biosynthesis integral membrane protein MurJ, with translation MSRIVRNTLLVMAGTLSSRLLGQVRQTILTNLPLSDTLKDAFWVAYRIPNLLRELLAEGAIQNALIPVLTSLPAEEARVFARRFGAFLLGINLVILGLGLLFAPQIAGVLLWLAELSLAQASPLRDPVVFEQLVLLIRLVMPFLLSISMASLFSSMLQSGERFGITSFSPIAFNVGSIVLMLLFPGSVVALGLSVTLGGALQALVQLPALRGYGLEFKWHPAFRLALTRIGPFAFTTSVRQFLNLVLLGILAAYPSAAVTGFQNGELIFTTALGLLAVSPAMAAFPRLSALAGGGDLTAARELLRRMMARLAVPLAFAAAMMVALAPWVVGTLYAITANFSDANRAFTTQTVMALGLALLPWGLNQLLLRGFYAVGQVGQAVSVTVMVALLNTFGYWLLREQGLFVLNLATAVAGWLGLAIYTRRLQAFQMVTPAEVGRVVGKTVLAATPAGWVSYIVAMQFGIPTFFLHNLLPLALGGLAGLVVFIGLAYALRLPLKLR
- a CDS encoding SMC family ATPase yields the protein MGEPCPLCGHPVKTLPPPKAQANLQALQAQVDQLEATLTDLRAEFKAKQKRLEDLQQRLPKLQEQLQTLQNESQEAATELADLQAQVAGLGTLEQVKEERTQRLAGLAEEIRAITDNREVAVYVEALRQALESARALAQKVAEMENRQSELKGKVSSQAEIVRVLQANLDRQQRGVQVLLKEAGFAGPEAVQKARLSPAEVEALQKKLKDHEHEGVEIDRALRVLEQALSGQEPVTPAQVSEQKNRVAGLKTSLAETRERLGGKKSDLDRLQKQLDRKRQAQKEKAELDKQTDLWEQLAQDLKGDRFQDFLLERYQSGLLGRASELIQTLSQNRYSLRLEEGEYKVLDRWTDSLRPVRTLSGGESFMASLSLALSLSEHLSRGRIGALFLDEGFGTLDAETLEQVAGILEALPTQGRLVGIVTHVEALAERLPARLQVEKSPAGSKVRWVD